The following coding sequences lie in one Cloeon dipterum chromosome 1, ieCloDipt1.1, whole genome shotgun sequence genomic window:
- the LOC135933972 gene encoding uronyl 2-sulfotransferase-like isoform X1: MDRHTLRRVRLCLWTVTAAIMCLTVVYLNVLSEGKTRVVKRSLLELDPAEGTAGPDGKGGEVLFFNMVPKSGSEMLVLLISWLQGRNGFRHYRLPGGRAGNDRRLSSQRQEEVANTINEIQSASTVPTSFDRHIYFTNFSSYGYQNPIYINLIRDPVDKMISRFYYADLKKRKEAQLFEECVAAGAPECRFINGHLYDLAIPYFCGHEAYCSQLNNRDALERAKSNVEKYFKVVGVLENLNETLTVLERSLPRYFRGVQELYFNELQTEMKYSKNKNNPRKMKESTRRKLESSLKLEYDFYYFVKKRLLNQRRWKN, encoded by the exons ATGGACAGGCATACCCTGCGGAGGGTCAGGCTGTGCCTTTGGACGGTCACAGCGGCCATCATGTGTCTCACCGTCGTCTACCTCAACGTGCTGAGCGAGGGCAAGACGAGGGTGGTCAAGCGGAGCCTCTTGGAGCTCGACCCGGCGGAAGGAACCGCCGGTCCTGACGGCAAGGGTGGAGAGGTGCTGTTCTTCAACATGGTGCCCAAGTCAGGAAGCGAGATGCTCGTGCTGCTCATCTCCTGGCTTCAGGGCAGGAACGGATTCAGACACTACCGTCTGCCTGGAGGCAGGGCTGGAAATGATCGCAGGCTTTCTTCGCAACGACAG gaaGAAGTTGCTAACACAATAAATGAAATCCAGAGTGCATCCACCGTGCCCACCTCGTTTGATAGGCACATATACTTCACGAATTTCTCCTCGTATGGCTACCAAAACCCAATATACATAAACCTGATCCGAGACCCGGTTGACAAAATGATTTCCCGTTTTTACTACGCCGACTTGAAGAAGCGGAAGGAGGCTCAGCTGTTTGAGGAGTGCGTCGCCGCGGGGGCGCCAGAATGCCGGTTCATCAACGGCCACCTTTATGACCTCGCCATCCCGTACTTTTGCGGGCACGAAGCCTACTGCTC TCAGCTTAACAACCGCGACGCTTTGGAACGAGCTAAATCCAACGTCGAAAAGTATTTCAAGGTGGTTGGAGTGCTGGAAAACTTGAACGAGACACTGACTGTGCTGGAAAGAAGCCTCCCCCGCTATTTCCGTGGCGTCCaggaattatatttcaatgaaCTGCAGA CAGAGATGAAgtacagcaaaaataaaaacaacccCCGGAAGATGAAAGAATCGACAAGGAGGAAACTGGAGAGCTCGCTGAAACTCGAATACGATTTCTACTATTTCGTGAAAAAGAGATTGCTGAACCAACGTCGCTGGAAGAATTGA
- the LOC135933972 gene encoding uronyl 2-sulfotransferase-like isoform X2 yields the protein MDRHTLRRVRLCLWTVTAAIMCLTVVYLNVLSEGKTRVVKRSLLELDPAEGTAGPDGKGGEVLFFNMVPKSGSEMLVLLISWLQGRNGFRHYRLPGGRAGNDRRLSSQRQEEVANTINEIQSASTVPTSFDRHIYFTNFSSYGYQNPIYINLIRDPVDKMISRFYYADLKKRKEAQLFEECVAAGAPECRFINGHLYDLAIPYFCGHEAYCSQLNNRDALERAKSNVEKYFKVVGVLENLNETLTVLERSLPRYFRGVQELYFNELQKMKYSKNKNNPRKMKESTRRKLESSLKLEYDFYYFVKKRLLNQRRWKN from the exons ATGGACAGGCATACCCTGCGGAGGGTCAGGCTGTGCCTTTGGACGGTCACAGCGGCCATCATGTGTCTCACCGTCGTCTACCTCAACGTGCTGAGCGAGGGCAAGACGAGGGTGGTCAAGCGGAGCCTCTTGGAGCTCGACCCGGCGGAAGGAACCGCCGGTCCTGACGGCAAGGGTGGAGAGGTGCTGTTCTTCAACATGGTGCCCAAGTCAGGAAGCGAGATGCTCGTGCTGCTCATCTCCTGGCTTCAGGGCAGGAACGGATTCAGACACTACCGTCTGCCTGGAGGCAGGGCTGGAAATGATCGCAGGCTTTCTTCGCAACGACAG gaaGAAGTTGCTAACACAATAAATGAAATCCAGAGTGCATCCACCGTGCCCACCTCGTTTGATAGGCACATATACTTCACGAATTTCTCCTCGTATGGCTACCAAAACCCAATATACATAAACCTGATCCGAGACCCGGTTGACAAAATGATTTCCCGTTTTTACTACGCCGACTTGAAGAAGCGGAAGGAGGCTCAGCTGTTTGAGGAGTGCGTCGCCGCGGGGGCGCCAGAATGCCGGTTCATCAACGGCCACCTTTATGACCTCGCCATCCCGTACTTTTGCGGGCACGAAGCCTACTGCTC TCAGCTTAACAACCGCGACGCTTTGGAACGAGCTAAATCCAACGTCGAAAAGTATTTCAAGGTGGTTGGAGTGCTGGAAAACTTGAACGAGACACTGACTGTGCTGGAAAGAAGCCTCCCCCGCTATTTCCGTGGCGTCCaggaattatatttcaatgaaCTGCAGA AGATGAAgtacagcaaaaataaaaacaacccCCGGAAGATGAAAGAATCGACAAGGAGGAAACTGGAGAGCTCGCTGAAACTCGAATACGATTTCTACTATTTCGTGAAAAAGAGATTGCTGAACCAACGTCGCTGGAAGAATTGA